From the Winogradskyella forsetii genome, the window AATAAAAGATATAAATTTTGAAGTCAAACGCGGTGAGGTACTTGGAATTATTGGGAAGAATGGAGCGGGCAAATCCACCTTATTAAAAATTTTATCTCGTGTAACCGGACCAACAGTGGGTAAGGTAAAGACAAAAGGAAGAATAGCTTCATTGTTAGAGGTTGGGACAGGTTTCCACCCAGAAATGACAGGGCGGGAAAACATATTTTTGAACGGCGCCATCCTAGGAATGACCAAAGCCGAAATCAATTCTAAAATTGATGAAATTATTGAATTTTCGGGCTGTATGAGGTATGTGGATACGCCCGTAAAACGCTATAGTTCTGGTATGAAAGTCCGGTTGGCATTTGCCGTTGCTGCTCATTTGGAACCCGATATTCTTGTAGTGGATGAGGTTTTGGCAGTTGGGGATGCGGAGTTTCAGAAGAAAGCTATTGGGAAAATGCAGGATATCAGTAAAGGTGATGGTAGAACGGTTTTGTTTGTGAGCCATAATATGGCTGCGGTTAAAAGTTTGTGTACGAGATGTGTTGTTTTAGAACATGGGACGTCTGTTTTTGAAGGTAACACTAGTGATGCCATAGATTTCTATTTGAGCCAAAATAAAATCCAAGCGAATATACCATTAGAAGAACGTAAGGATAGATCAGGAAAGGGAAGCCTACGGTTTAAAAATATCTCTATATTGAATGAAAGAAATGAAGAACAGACTAATTTACTTTCAGGTGAACTTTATAGTGTTAAAATTGCATGCAAGACCATTACAAAACAGACTAATGTAAAAATAAGAATTCAGTTTGTTGATAGTAAAGGAGCAGTGCGGTTTTTATGTAATAATTATTTTGTTGATACTGAAATGTTGAATTTAGAAGTTTCTGATTATCATGTAATAGAATTTGTTATTCCTAAATTTCCATTACCTAATGGTAATTATATGGTACAATTATCTTGTTTTAGTACTGAAGGCTTACAAGATG encodes:
- a CDS encoding ABC transporter ATP-binding protein; its protein translation is MGSDIILKVEGVGKQYRLGLVGTGTISHDLNRWFNKVRGKEDPYLKVGESNDRSSKGNSDYVWAIKDINFEVKRGEVLGIIGKNGAGKSTLLKILSRVTGPTVGKVKTKGRIASLLEVGTGFHPEMTGRENIFLNGAILGMTKAEINSKIDEIIEFSGCMRYVDTPVKRYSSGMKVRLAFAVAAHLEPDILVVDEVLAVGDAEFQKKAIGKMQDISKGDGRTVLFVSHNMAAVKSLCTRCVVLEHGTSVFEGNTSDAIDFYLSQNKIQANIPLEERKDRSGKGSLRFKNISILNERNEEQTNLLSGELYSVKIACKTITKQTNVKIRIQFVDSKGAVRFLCNNYFVDTEMLNLEVSDYHVIEFVIPKFPLPNGNYMVQLSCFSTEGLQDDVENAISFNVVGGDFFKSGREQVSKNGVLVDYKFKFIN